A window of Cloacibacillus sp. genomic DNA:
TATACCACGTAATAACTACCGTTTCTTTTTGACGTAGAAAAACAAGGGCATGGCAAGAAGAGCCATCAGTCCTGCGGCCGCTCCGGCGTTGCATCCAGATGAGGATGACGAGTGGGATGCGGGGCCGTCCGCGTGAGTTCCGGCATATTTAACCAGAGCGCCAAGCACGGCGTTGCACAGGTCCTGATCGACATCCACGCCGCGGGTATCTTTCAGCGCGTCACGTTCCGGATGCCACTGTACCGCGAGGGCGAACAGGCTGTCGCGGTGCTCTATTGCCTCTACGATACCGTCGGAGGAGTAAGCCGCTATCGTCAGTCCCTTGCCCAGCTTTTCCGGGTTGGTGGCCTGATGGTGCGCCGTAGCGACCAGATCGATCGAGGTGTCTCCGATGATATCATACAGCCATTTCGAACCAGTAAGTATGCCTATGTTCTCCCCTGATTTAAGGTTATGATAGCCTGTGCCGCCGCTGTGGATCAGGCCGTCTATCTGGACACGGTAATGCGGGTGTTCCTTACAATCGGCGGAAACATTAACATATTTTTGAGTCTCCTCATCCCATTTGTTATACCCCTTATCTTCAAACACACCGGTAACACGGCTTTCATCGATCTCACCGGCGATAACCTTCTGTCCCAGATAGTAGGGGATATCCTGGATCAAACCGCCGCCCATCGCCACATTAAAACCCTGCTCGCCGCGGCAGACCGCCAGCAGAGGGACGTCCATGGCGACAGCCTGCTGCATCAGACTGATATCCGAAGTATCGCGAGCGTCATTCCATCCGCTTGATCCGTGCGGCGTCTGCTTTTCACCGTAAAGCGCGGGGTTCCAGTCTTCCCCACCTGTCTCGAAGAGGCCGTTAATCTTGGACAAAACCTCTTTAGCCTCCTCAGCGCTCTTTACCTGCGGCAGGAATACGGCGAAAGCTCCGTTACGCTCAAAGGCCTCGGCAAATCCTTTGTAATCCGATCCTATCTTATCGCTTTTCCAGGAGATACCGACCACTGGACGGGTACGGACCTTCGTGACAGTGACATTTGCGATCTTACCACTGTCATCGATGGCAAGATCGGCGACAACCGCTTTGCCCAGCGTACGCTCGCCGGTGTCGGTGCTTAAAACTGCCGCCGGGGCATCCGGCACTCCCATAATTTCCTTCAGCTTTGCCACCGTGTCAATACCGTTGCCGCTCTTATCAACGACCTTCGCGCCGCTGACATCGGCGGAGTAAACGACATTGTATTCAAGTATAGCGCTTTCATTGATAGAATAAAGCTTCGCGCCGTTCAGCGTTTCCGCCGCCAACGCCGATAATGGCAGCACTGACAGCATCATCAGTGCCACAAAAACAGATAGGAACCGTCTTCTCATTCTTCATAACACTCCTTTTCTTTTGTTAGGACCAAGCTTACTAAGAACCCAACCACACAAAATCAGCATCGAAAGCTCCCCTGCCGACAACGGCTGCTGTCAAAAAGACAGGCATGAATAGGGTTAACACTTTCTCTGCTGAACCAAACGTTTTATCACCTCCCGCATGTTCAGGTTTCTAACGCATGTCCCCGTTTTTCAAAAACAGGCTAAGAACAACATCCGCGTAGGCTAAAGACACCAAGCCCGCATTTTATGATTCCACTCGAAGATAAAGGCGGTACATATATCAGCGCATAACTCAACAGTCACGACAAAGATATTCACACAGCTTACCAGGCTGTATTCTCTTCATACGCCTTTACCACTGTCCGTATCCTGCCGTTACAATTGCGCGGCTATATTTTTCTAACAATAATATTTTTTACATTACAGTTAGTATTTATCATCAAACTCTACTTAGCAATAATACTGGTTATTTTAAGCATTGTCAATGATATTATGAATAGTTATTACCAATATAACTAATTAGTTATTTGTAGAAATTGTAAGTATATTATTAAATATGGACACTAAAGAATTCGGCAGAAGGTTAAAAAAATATAGGGGAAAAACATCACAAGAAAAACTTGGAGAGTTGTTGGGCTATGGGCAGACCTATATCAGCAGCTTGGAGAAAGGCCTGTCAAACCCATCGATTGAATTGCTGGACAAGCTCGTAAAAATAACGAGAATCACCTCTTCTTACTGGCTCGGAGAAATCGATGAAGCCATCCCCATTGAGGACTTGGCCTCTCTCTTTGAAAACGCCGGTAAAAACGCCCCGCCTCCGTCTACCATAGCAAGCAATAAGAAGTTTTCCGCCTTTGACATGGAGCTTGATTCTTTGTCTTCATTTTTCCGTGACCGTGTAAAACATGAAATCTGCACTGCCAAAGATTCAACCTTCAAACGTGTACGGGAGGACGTTGAAGAGCTGCGTATCCTGCTCGAAGATGAGCAGCGGGAGAAAAACGACAGATAAGGGTACAGGCGGCCTTTTTTGTTTTATTGCGCGATATTTCGTTCCGAAAGGCATAGCGACCTGACGACGTGTTAAGCATGTATCATCTTTTTTGTGTTCAACATAAAAAATGCGGGCTCCCTGACAGGGCGCCCGCATTTTTTATTTTTGCTGAGATTCATC
This region includes:
- a CDS encoding gamma-glutamyl-gamma-aminobutyrate hydrolase family protein (Members of this family of hydrolases with an active site Cys residue belong to MEROPS family C26.), yielding MRRRFLSVFVALMMLSVLPLSALAAETLNGAKLYSINESAILEYNVVYSADVSGAKVVDKSGNGIDTVAKLKEIMGVPDAPAAVLSTDTGERTLGKAVVADLAIDDSGKIANVTVTKVRTRPVVGISWKSDKIGSDYKGFAEAFERNGAFAVFLPQVKSAEEAKEVLSKINGLFETGGEDWNPALYGEKQTPHGSSGWNDARDTSDISLMQQAVAMDVPLLAVCRGEQGFNVAMGGGLIQDIPYYLGQKVIAGEIDESRVTGVFEDKGYNKWDEETQKYVNVSADCKEHPHYRVQIDGLIHSGGTGYHNLKSGENIGILTGSKWLYDIIGDTSIDLVATAHHQATNPEKLGKGLTIAAYSSDGIVEAIEHRDSLFALAVQWHPERDALKDTRGVDVDQDLCNAVLGALVKYAGTHADGPASHSSSSSGCNAGAAAGLMALLAMPLFFYVKKKR
- a CDS encoding helix-turn-helix transcriptional regulator, encoding MDTKEFGRRLKKYRGKTSQEKLGELLGYGQTYISSLEKGLSNPSIELLDKLVKITRITSSYWLGEIDEAIPIEDLASLFENAGKNAPPPSTIASNKKFSAFDMELDSLSSFFRDRVKHEICTAKDSTFKRVREDVEELRILLEDEQREKNDR